GTGTCGGCCGTCGTGCGGGTTTGCGCCAGCCGCCCTCGATACGTCGCTGGCCGCTGGGTGGGGCGAACAGGTTGCCCGTAGACGAAGCTAACCGCGGGCTGCGGTCCAGGCTCCGGCGTGTCAGCCAGCCGGAGAGCTGCGGGAATCCCGGCAGCAGGAAATGCGCCGCTCTGGCGAGTATCGCCGCGCTGCCCACGGTGGTGCTGGGCTTGGGGTTGAGCGCGCAGTTGACCATCGCTGCGGCGACCCGCTGCGGATCATAGACCGGAGGCGGTGGCTTGAGAGCATGCCCCGTGAAGTTGGCGCCGTCGCGAAAGCCAGGTGTATCCATGACAGCAGGATAGATATCGCAAACGTGGATATCGGGGTGTTCGCCCAATTCACCGCGCAACGCTTCGGACAAACCCCGCAACCCGTATTTGCTGGCTGAATAGGCAGCGGCATACGGCTGCGCGACCCAACTGCCCAACGACAGTGTGTTGATCAGGATGCCGCGCTTTTGCGCCTTGAAATAGGGCCAGGCGACGTAGGCTCCACGCAGATAGCCAAGCAAATCGGTCTGCAGAACCTGTTCATGCACATCGAGCGGGGTCTGCTCGAAACTGCCCACCGCGCCCACGCCGGCGTTGTTGATCCAGATGTCGATGCGACCGTCACCGAATGTCGCGGCCTCGGCCGCCAGGGCCTGCATCTGCTCGCTGCGGGTGACGTCGGTGCGCACCGCCAACGCAGTGGCACCTTGTGCCTGGCATTCATTGACCACCTCGGCGAGTGCGGCACGGTCGCGTGCCGCCAGGACCAGGCGCGCGCCTTGCCGGGCAAACGCCTGGGCGGCTGCGCGGCCGATCCCGCTGGACGCTCCGGTGATGACCACCAGTTTTTCCGCCAAGGGGGATGTCTTGGATCCCTGGGCGGGATCGGCGCGATCCTTGAGTTGTTGGGAGGGCTTGTCGGTCTCTGCGTGGATGGGCGCAAGTTTCAGACGCACACCGTCGGCCATGATTAACGTCAGGTCTTCAATGGTGCCGGCGACCCTGTCGGGGTACACCGGTTCACCCTCGGGATCGAGCTGGTCATAGAGAAAATTCTGACCCTCCAGCCAGCCCACCGCCATATTCAGTTCAGGGCCCAGGTAGTACTTTCCATCGAGAAAAAAGCCAGGGAAATGTGGCGCTCGCTCGACGCTTTCGATGGTATAGCGCTCGCCAGTCCGCATGCCGGTTGCCGGTGAAATCATGATCAACACCTCCGCTCTGTTGTTCTGCGATAGAGAGGAGGGGCAAACCGGGGTTCCATTGAAGTGAGGAAAGGCGTTTTAAGTGAACTGAGGCGCATCCTTTTCTGTCAGTTATTTCTGAAGGAAATGACAACATCATGGAGCTTCAGATGCGTCCTATTTATCTCGCCAGCCTATCCTTCACCGCGCTGCTGTGCGTAGCGTGTTCAAACCCATCGCCTGCGACATGGAGCTACGAGGATGCTCGAAGTCGCGCCAACGTGCCGCCCGACCAGGCGTATCCCGAGTTGTTCGAAGCGGTGCAAGGTAAACAGTTGTTTACGGACCAGAAGCATTTTGTCGATGCACTGCCCAAGCGCGACCCCTCGAAGATCCGCGCCGATTACCTGGCCCGTCGTGACAGCGCCGACTTCGACCTCAACGAATTCGTGAAAGACAACTTCATCGAATCCGGCCAAGCGCAAAGCCCGGCCCCGCAACCCGGGGTGCCGATCAAAGAGCATATCGACAACCTCTGGCCCGTGCTCAGCCGAACCTATCCCCACGTCCCCCGATACAGCAGCCTGCTGCCGTTGCCGCTGCCCTATGTGGTCCCGGGCGGACGTTTCCGAGAGATGTATTACTGGGACTCGTATTTCACCATGCTGGGGTTGGAGCAAAGCGGTGAGAAAGCCCAGATTCGCCAGATGACCGACAATTTCGCCTACGTGATCGACACCTATGGCCACATCCCCAATGGCAATCGCACCTACTACTTGAGCCGATCACAGCCGCCGTTCTTCGCCTACATGGTGGAACTGCAAGCGCACATCGAAGGCGATCAGGCCTACGGGCGCTACCTTCCCCAATTGCAGAAGGAATACGCCTATTGGATGGCCGGTGCGCAAGCGCTCAAGGCCGGCGAGGCCGGGAAACACGTGGTCAAGCTCGCCGATGGCAGCGTGCTCAATCGGTATTGGGACGCCAGCGCGACGCCTCGGCAGGAGTCCTGGTTGCAAGACCTCAAGACCGCCGGACAGGCGCCCGACAGGTCGCGGCAGGAAGTCTGGCGCGACCTGCGCGCCGGCGCCGAGAGCGGCTGGGATTTCAGTTCGCGCTGGCTGGACGACGACAAGAACCTGGCCACAATCCGCACTACATCCATTGCCCCGGTGGATTTGAACAGCCTGATGTATCACTTGGAACGCACCATCGCCAAGGCCTGTGAAACCATCCAGAACTCGCCGTGCACCCAGGCCTACGGCCAGCGCGCCGCCCAGCGGCAACGGGCCATCGAAACGCATCTATGGAATGCCGAAGGCGGTTACTACGTCGACTACGATTGGCAGCGGAACCGGCAACGCCCGGCGCTCACCGCTGCAACGCTTTTCCCGCTTTACACCGGCCTGGCCTCCGCCGAGCATGCCAACCGTACGGCCGATGCGGTGCGTGAAGGCTTGTTGCGTCCGGGCGGTATTGCTACCACCCAGGTCAACAACGGTCAGCAGTGGGACGAACCCAATGGCTGGGCGCCGTTGCAGTGGGTGGCAGTCGAAGGGCTTGAACGATATGGGCAAACCGAGCTGGCCAGGCAGATAGGCAGTCGCTTCTTGCAGCAGGTCCAGGCGGTTTATGGCAAAGAGGACAAGCTGGTCGAGAAGTACGACCTGTCCGGGCAAGGCGACGGTGGCGGAGGCGGTGAGTATGAATTGCAGGACGGCTTCGGCTGGACCAACGGAGTGACGTTGAAGTTGCTGCAAAAATACGGCGGTTGATCCAGGCGGGTTCAATGCTATTCTTCGCGAAATCTGGGAAGAACGCCGTTGCCATTGGGGTATATGAACACGCATCGTGATCA
The Pseudomonas marvdashtae genome window above contains:
- the treA gene encoding alpha,alpha-trehalase TreA: MRPIYLASLSFTALLCVACSNPSPATWSYEDARSRANVPPDQAYPELFEAVQGKQLFTDQKHFVDALPKRDPSKIRADYLARRDSADFDLNEFVKDNFIESGQAQSPAPQPGVPIKEHIDNLWPVLSRTYPHVPRYSSLLPLPLPYVVPGGRFREMYYWDSYFTMLGLEQSGEKAQIRQMTDNFAYVIDTYGHIPNGNRTYYLSRSQPPFFAYMVELQAHIEGDQAYGRYLPQLQKEYAYWMAGAQALKAGEAGKHVVKLADGSVLNRYWDASATPRQESWLQDLKTAGQAPDRSRQEVWRDLRAGAESGWDFSSRWLDDDKNLATIRTTSIAPVDLNSLMYHLERTIAKACETIQNSPCTQAYGQRAAQRQRAIETHLWNAEGGYYVDYDWQRNRQRPALTAATLFPLYTGLASAEHANRTADAVREGLLRPGGIATTQVNNGQQWDEPNGWAPLQWVAVEGLERYGQTELARQIGSRFLQQVQAVYGKEDKLVEKYDLSGQGDGGGGGEYELQDGFGWTNGVTLKLLQKYGG
- a CDS encoding SDR family oxidoreductase; this encodes MISPATGMRTGERYTIESVERAPHFPGFFLDGKYYLGPELNMAVGWLEGQNFLYDQLDPEGEPVYPDRVAGTIEDLTLIMADGVRLKLAPIHAETDKPSQQLKDRADPAQGSKTSPLAEKLVVITGASSGIGRAAAQAFARQGARLVLAARDRAALAEVVNECQAQGATALAVRTDVTRSEQMQALAAEAATFGDGRIDIWINNAGVGAVGSFEQTPLDVHEQVLQTDLLGYLRGAYVAWPYFKAQKRGILINTLSLGSWVAQPYAAAYSASKYGLRGLSEALRGELGEHPDIHVCDIYPAVMDTPGFRDGANFTGHALKPPPPVYDPQRVAAAMVNCALNPKPSTTVGSAAILARAAHFLLPGFPQLSGWLTRRSLDRSPRLASSTGNLFAPPSGQRRIEGGWRKPARRPTPLLVAGAALLIGGCLVALGRERGRE